In Biomphalaria glabrata chromosome 11, xgBioGlab47.1, whole genome shotgun sequence, the following proteins share a genomic window:
- the LOC106058711 gene encoding N-acetylgalactosamine-6-sulfatase-like isoform X1: MDKLEITELAEKMKIINKNNQFNDGGKPNFVILLMDDMGWGDLGVFGEPNKETPNLDQMAAEGMLFPDFYSANPLCSPSRAALLSGRLPIRNGFYTNNMPGRNAYTPQNIVGGIPDYEILLPELLQQNGYRNKIIGKWHLGHQPHYHPLKHGFDEWFGSPNCHFGPYDDKTTPNIPIYRDAYMIGRYFEDFVIDIKTGESNLTQMYIKEATDFIEKQSKTGQPFFLYWAVDATHEPLYASSSFLGTSRRGLYGDAVRELDYGVGQILMALWTFGIAKNTFVFFSSDNGAATYAKTQGGSNGPFLCGKQTTFEGGSREPSIAFWPSHIKSGQISFQTGSLMDLFSTLLDLSNISLPADRPIDGISLKDVLLNGKTIERPIFYYRGDLLMAVRVGQYKAHLWTWSNSWSEFKNGSGVDFCPGENVVEVTTHDQKNHTLQPLLFDLGADPGEKYVIKPTSPVYQKHMPSIISIVKEHLANLVPGVPQLNLCDDAVMNWAPPGCEKLGRCLPIPKSNPSKCDWPH, translated from the exons ATGGACAAATTAGAGATCACGGAGCTGGCGGAAAAGatgaaaataataaacaaaaacaatcaattTAATGATGGTGGAAAGCCCAACTTCGTAATATTGCTAATGGATGAT ATGGGTTGGGGTGATCTTGGTGTTTTTGGTGAACCTAACAAAGAAACCCCAAATTTAGATCAGATGGCAGCAGAAGGAATGCTTTTTCCAGATTTTTATTCAGCCAATCCTTTGTGCTCTCCTT CCAGGGCAGCTTTGTTGAGTGGACGTCTTCCCATTAGAAATGGCTTCTACACAAACAATATGCCAGGAAGAAATG CCTACACTCCACAAAACATTGTCGGAGGAATTCCAGATTATGAAATTCTTCTGCCAGAGCTACTACAACAAAATGGCTATCGCAATAAAATTATTGGAAAATG GCATTTAGGTCATCAGCCTCATTATCATCCACTAAAGCATGGATTTGATGAATGGTTTGGTTCACCTAATTGCCATTTTGGTCCCTATGATGACAAGACCACCCCTAATATACCCATTTACCGGGACGCTTACATGATTGGCAG aTATTTTGAAGATTTTGTCATTGATATAAAAACAGGTGAATCAAATCTAACACAAATGTATATTAAG GAAGCTACTGATTTTATTGAAAAACAATCCAAAACTGGCCAGCCATTTTTCTTATACTGGGCTGTTGATGCTACACATGAGCCTCTGTATGCATCATCTTCATTTTTAGGTACCTCAAGGAGAGGATT atATGGAGATGCTGTCAGAGAGCTAGACTATGGAGTGGGACAGATATTGATGGCACTGTGGACTTTTGGTATTGCCAAAAATACTTTTGTGTTCTTTAGTTCTGACAACGGAGCTGCCACATATGCTAAAACACAAG GTGGGAGTAATGGGCCTTTTCTTTGTGGCAAACAGACAACTTTTGAAGGTGGGTCTAGGGAACCTTCCATTGCTTTCTGGCCAAGTCATATAAAAAGTGGTCAG ATTTCTTTCCAGACTGGTTCATTGATGGATTTGTTTAGTACTTTATTGGATCTAAGCAACATTTCTCTTCCCGCTGATAGGCCCATAGATGGCATTAGTCTTAAAGATGTTTTATTAAATGGGAAAACTATTGAAAG ACCTATATTTTATTACCGTGGAGATCTCCTGATGGCTGTCAGAGTGGGACAATATAAGGCTCACTTGTGGACTTGGTCAAATAGTTGGAGTgagtttaaaaat ggtTCAGGGGTAGATTTTTGTCCAGGTGAAAATGTTGTGGAAGTTACTACCCATGATCAGAAAAATCATACATTACAGCCCCTACTGTTTGACCTTGGAGCAGACCCAGGAGAGAAATATGTTATCAA acCCACAAGTCCAGTTTATCAGAAGCACATGCCATCTATTATAAGTattgtgaaagaacatttgGCCAATCTAGTCCCTGGAGTCCCACAGTTAAACCTGTGTGATGATGCAGTAATG aaCTGGGCTCCACCTGGATGTGAGAAACTTGGACGCTGCCTTCCGATTCCAAAGTCTAATCCTTCAAAGTGTGATTGGCCGCACTAA
- the LOC106058711 gene encoding N-acetylgalactosamine-6-sulfatase-like isoform X4: MDKLEITELAEKMKIINKNNQFNDGGKPNFVILLMDDMGWGDLGVFGEPNKETPNLDQMAAEGMLFPDFYSANPLCSPSRAALLSGRLPIRNGFYTNNMPGRNAYTPQNIVGGIPDYEILLPELLQQNGYRNKIIGKWHLGHQPHYHPLKHGFDEWFGSPNCHFGPYDDKTTPNIPIYRDAYMIGRYFEDFVIDIKTGESNLTQMYIKEATDFIEKQSKTGQPFFLYWAVDATHEPLYASSSFLGTSRRGLYGDAVRELDYGVGQILMALWTFGIAKNTFVFFSSDNGAATYAKTQGGSNGPFLCGKQTTFEGGSREPSIAFWPSHIKSGQISFQTGSLMDLFSTLLDLSNISLPADRPIDGISLKDVLLNGKTIERPIFYYRGDLLMAVRVGQYKAHLWTWSNSWSEFKNGSGVDFCPGENVVEVTTHDQKNHTLQPLLFDLGADPGEKYVIKTGLHLDVRNLDAAFRFQSLILQSVIGRTKFSLC, encoded by the exons ATGGACAAATTAGAGATCACGGAGCTGGCGGAAAAGatgaaaataataaacaaaaacaatcaattTAATGATGGTGGAAAGCCCAACTTCGTAATATTGCTAATGGATGAT ATGGGTTGGGGTGATCTTGGTGTTTTTGGTGAACCTAACAAAGAAACCCCAAATTTAGATCAGATGGCAGCAGAAGGAATGCTTTTTCCAGATTTTTATTCAGCCAATCCTTTGTGCTCTCCTT CCAGGGCAGCTTTGTTGAGTGGACGTCTTCCCATTAGAAATGGCTTCTACACAAACAATATGCCAGGAAGAAATG CCTACACTCCACAAAACATTGTCGGAGGAATTCCAGATTATGAAATTCTTCTGCCAGAGCTACTACAACAAAATGGCTATCGCAATAAAATTATTGGAAAATG GCATTTAGGTCATCAGCCTCATTATCATCCACTAAAGCATGGATTTGATGAATGGTTTGGTTCACCTAATTGCCATTTTGGTCCCTATGATGACAAGACCACCCCTAATATACCCATTTACCGGGACGCTTACATGATTGGCAG aTATTTTGAAGATTTTGTCATTGATATAAAAACAGGTGAATCAAATCTAACACAAATGTATATTAAG GAAGCTACTGATTTTATTGAAAAACAATCCAAAACTGGCCAGCCATTTTTCTTATACTGGGCTGTTGATGCTACACATGAGCCTCTGTATGCATCATCTTCATTTTTAGGTACCTCAAGGAGAGGATT atATGGAGATGCTGTCAGAGAGCTAGACTATGGAGTGGGACAGATATTGATGGCACTGTGGACTTTTGGTATTGCCAAAAATACTTTTGTGTTCTTTAGTTCTGACAACGGAGCTGCCACATATGCTAAAACACAAG GTGGGAGTAATGGGCCTTTTCTTTGTGGCAAACAGACAACTTTTGAAGGTGGGTCTAGGGAACCTTCCATTGCTTTCTGGCCAAGTCATATAAAAAGTGGTCAG ATTTCTTTCCAGACTGGTTCATTGATGGATTTGTTTAGTACTTTATTGGATCTAAGCAACATTTCTCTTCCCGCTGATAGGCCCATAGATGGCATTAGTCTTAAAGATGTTTTATTAAATGGGAAAACTATTGAAAG ACCTATATTTTATTACCGTGGAGATCTCCTGATGGCTGTCAGAGTGGGACAATATAAGGCTCACTTGTGGACTTGGTCAAATAGTTGGAGTgagtttaaaaat ggtTCAGGGGTAGATTTTTGTCCAGGTGAAAATGTTGTGGAAGTTACTACCCATGATCAGAAAAATCATACATTACAGCCCCTACTGTTTGACCTTGGAGCAGACCCAGGAGAGAAATATGTTATCAA aaCTGGGCTCCACCTGGATGTGAGAAACTTGGACGCTGCCTTCCGATTCCAAAGTCTAATCCTTCAAAGTGTGATTGGCCGCACTAAATTTTCTTTATGTTGA
- the LOC106058711 gene encoding N-acetylgalactosamine-6-sulfatase-like isoform X2, producing MDKLEITELAEKMKIINKNNQFNDGGKPNFVILLMDDMGWGDLGVFGEPNKETPNLDQMAAEGMLFPDFYSANPLCSPSRAALLSGRLPIRNGFYTNNMPGRNAYTPQNIVGGIPDYEILLPELLQQNGYRNKIIGKWHLGHQPHYHPLKHGFDEWFGSPNCHFGPYDDKTTPNIPIYRDAYMIGRYFEDFVIDIKTGESNLTQMYIKEATDFIEKQSKTGQPFFLYWAVDATHEPLYASSSFLGTSRRGLYGDAVRELDYGVGQILMALWTFGIAKNTFVFFSSDNGAATYAKTQGGSNGPFLCGKETTFEGGMREPSVAWWPGIVSSGQISFQTGSLMDLFSTLLDLSNISLPADRPIDGISLKDVLLNGKTIERPIFYYRGDLLMAVRVGQYKAHLWTWSNSWSEFKNGSGVDFCPGENVVEVTTHDQKNHTLQPLLFDLGADPGEKYVIKPTSPVYQKHMPSIISIVKEHLANLVPGVPQLNLCDDAVMNWAPPGCEKLGRCLPIPKSNPSKCDWPH from the exons ATGGACAAATTAGAGATCACGGAGCTGGCGGAAAAGatgaaaataataaacaaaaacaatcaattTAATGATGGTGGAAAGCCCAACTTCGTAATATTGCTAATGGATGAT ATGGGTTGGGGTGATCTTGGTGTTTTTGGTGAACCTAACAAAGAAACCCCAAATTTAGATCAGATGGCAGCAGAAGGAATGCTTTTTCCAGATTTTTATTCAGCCAATCCTTTGTGCTCTCCTT CCAGGGCAGCTTTGTTGAGTGGACGTCTTCCCATTAGAAATGGCTTCTACACAAACAATATGCCAGGAAGAAATG CCTACACTCCACAAAACATTGTCGGAGGAATTCCAGATTATGAAATTCTTCTGCCAGAGCTACTACAACAAAATGGCTATCGCAATAAAATTATTGGAAAATG GCATTTAGGTCATCAGCCTCATTATCATCCACTAAAGCATGGATTTGATGAATGGTTTGGTTCACCTAATTGCCATTTTGGTCCCTATGATGACAAGACCACCCCTAATATACCCATTTACCGGGACGCTTACATGATTGGCAG aTATTTTGAAGATTTTGTCATTGATATAAAAACAGGTGAATCAAATCTAACACAAATGTATATTAAG GAAGCTACTGATTTTATTGAAAAACAATCCAAAACTGGCCAGCCATTTTTCTTATACTGGGCTGTTGATGCTACACATGAGCCTCTGTATGCATCATCTTCATTTTTAGGTACCTCAAGGAGAGGATT atATGGAGATGCTGTCAGAGAGCTAGACTATGGAGTGGGACAGATATTGATGGCACTGTGGACTTTTGGTATTGCCAAAAATACTTTTGTGTTCTTTAGTTCTGACAACGGAGCTGCCACATATGCTAAAACACAAG GTGGCAGCAATGGACCTTTTCTGTGCGGCAAAGAGACTACCTTTGAAGGTGGTATGAGGGAGCCATCTGTTGCCTGGTGGCCAGGCATAGTTAGTAGTGGGCAG ATTTCTTTCCAGACTGGTTCATTGATGGATTTGTTTAGTACTTTATTGGATCTAAGCAACATTTCTCTTCCCGCTGATAGGCCCATAGATGGCATTAGTCTTAAAGATGTTTTATTAAATGGGAAAACTATTGAAAG ACCTATATTTTATTACCGTGGAGATCTCCTGATGGCTGTCAGAGTGGGACAATATAAGGCTCACTTGTGGACTTGGTCAAATAGTTGGAGTgagtttaaaaat ggtTCAGGGGTAGATTTTTGTCCAGGTGAAAATGTTGTGGAAGTTACTACCCATGATCAGAAAAATCATACATTACAGCCCCTACTGTTTGACCTTGGAGCAGACCCAGGAGAGAAATATGTTATCAA acCCACAAGTCCAGTTTATCAGAAGCACATGCCATCTATTATAAGTattgtgaaagaacatttgGCCAATCTAGTCCCTGGAGTCCCACAGTTAAACCTGTGTGATGATGCAGTAATG aaCTGGGCTCCACCTGGATGTGAGAAACTTGGACGCTGCCTTCCGATTCCAAAGTCTAATCCTTCAAAGTGTGATTGGCCGCACTAA
- the LOC106058711 gene encoding N-acetylgalactosamine-6-sulfatase-like isoform X3, with translation MDDMGWGDLGVFGEPNKETPNLDQMAAEGMLFPDFYSANPLCSPSRAALLSGRLPIRNGFYTNNMPGRNAYTPQNIVGGIPDYEILLPELLQQNGYRNKIIGKWHLGHQPHYHPLKHGFDEWFGSPNCHFGPYDDKTTPNIPIYRDAYMIGRYFEDFVIDIKTGESNLTQMYIKEATDFIEKQSKTGQPFFLYWAVDATHEPLYASSSFLGTSRRGLYGDAVRELDYGVGQILMALWTFGIAKNTFVFFSSDNGAATYAKTQGGSNGPFLCGKQTTFEGGSREPSIAFWPSHIKSGQISFQTGSLMDLFSTLLDLSNISLPADRPIDGISLKDVLLNGKTIERPIFYYRGDLLMAVRVGQYKAHLWTWSNSWSEFKNGSGVDFCPGENVVEVTTHDQKNHTLQPLLFDLGADPGEKYVIKPTSPVYQKHMPSIISIVKEHLANLVPGVPQLNLCDDAVMNWAPPGCEKLGRCLPIPKSNPSKCDWPH, from the exons ATGGATGAT ATGGGTTGGGGTGATCTTGGTGTTTTTGGTGAACCTAACAAAGAAACCCCAAATTTAGATCAGATGGCAGCAGAAGGAATGCTTTTTCCAGATTTTTATTCAGCCAATCCTTTGTGCTCTCCTT CCAGGGCAGCTTTGTTGAGTGGACGTCTTCCCATTAGAAATGGCTTCTACACAAACAATATGCCAGGAAGAAATG CCTACACTCCACAAAACATTGTCGGAGGAATTCCAGATTATGAAATTCTTCTGCCAGAGCTACTACAACAAAATGGCTATCGCAATAAAATTATTGGAAAATG GCATTTAGGTCATCAGCCTCATTATCATCCACTAAAGCATGGATTTGATGAATGGTTTGGTTCACCTAATTGCCATTTTGGTCCCTATGATGACAAGACCACCCCTAATATACCCATTTACCGGGACGCTTACATGATTGGCAG aTATTTTGAAGATTTTGTCATTGATATAAAAACAGGTGAATCAAATCTAACACAAATGTATATTAAG GAAGCTACTGATTTTATTGAAAAACAATCCAAAACTGGCCAGCCATTTTTCTTATACTGGGCTGTTGATGCTACACATGAGCCTCTGTATGCATCATCTTCATTTTTAGGTACCTCAAGGAGAGGATT atATGGAGATGCTGTCAGAGAGCTAGACTATGGAGTGGGACAGATATTGATGGCACTGTGGACTTTTGGTATTGCCAAAAATACTTTTGTGTTCTTTAGTTCTGACAACGGAGCTGCCACATATGCTAAAACACAAG GTGGGAGTAATGGGCCTTTTCTTTGTGGCAAACAGACAACTTTTGAAGGTGGGTCTAGGGAACCTTCCATTGCTTTCTGGCCAAGTCATATAAAAAGTGGTCAG ATTTCTTTCCAGACTGGTTCATTGATGGATTTGTTTAGTACTTTATTGGATCTAAGCAACATTTCTCTTCCCGCTGATAGGCCCATAGATGGCATTAGTCTTAAAGATGTTTTATTAAATGGGAAAACTATTGAAAG ACCTATATTTTATTACCGTGGAGATCTCCTGATGGCTGTCAGAGTGGGACAATATAAGGCTCACTTGTGGACTTGGTCAAATAGTTGGAGTgagtttaaaaat ggtTCAGGGGTAGATTTTTGTCCAGGTGAAAATGTTGTGGAAGTTACTACCCATGATCAGAAAAATCATACATTACAGCCCCTACTGTTTGACCTTGGAGCAGACCCAGGAGAGAAATATGTTATCAA acCCACAAGTCCAGTTTATCAGAAGCACATGCCATCTATTATAAGTattgtgaaagaacatttgGCCAATCTAGTCCCTGGAGTCCCACAGTTAAACCTGTGTGATGATGCAGTAATG aaCTGGGCTCCACCTGGATGTGAGAAACTTGGACGCTGCCTTCCGATTCCAAAGTCTAATCCTTCAAAGTGTGATTGGCCGCACTAA